The following proteins are co-located in the Acidobacteriota bacterium genome:
- a CDS encoding Gfo/Idh/MocA family oxidoreductase, producing MQKHNVGILGYGWVATAHIDAINATGRAQVTAVCSARPLDAAELSARHKGRIVVHRDLAEMLADPSIDIVSLCGYPDQHAREAIAVAEARKHLIIEKPIALTLEDCYAIADAVAAAGVRSCVCLECRWSSQFLATKAVVDAGLLGDLHYGEVDYYHGSGPWYGQYRWNITKARGGSSLLSAGCHALDALLLCLGTDVEVVSSMATRSKSPYFSPYEYPTTTVTLLQFASGRVGKVASVIDCLQPYYFHTHLVGSEGSLLDNKFHSMTLPGLNKDKWSDLSMKLLGSGDVADHPYKTQFDAFFDALDRGQEMPLTSLADSIKTFEVIFAADRSAEERRPVRLDEVRRQD from the coding sequence GTGCAGAAACACAACGTCGGCATTCTCGGGTACGGCTGGGTGGCCACCGCGCACATCGACGCGATCAACGCGACGGGGCGCGCCCAGGTCACGGCCGTGTGCTCGGCGCGGCCGCTCGACGCCGCGGAGCTGAGCGCGAGGCACAAGGGCCGGATCGTGGTGCACCGGGACCTGGCCGAGATGCTCGCCGACCCGTCGATCGACATCGTGTCGCTCTGCGGGTATCCCGACCAGCACGCGCGCGAGGCGATCGCCGTCGCCGAGGCGCGCAAGCACCTCATCATCGAGAAGCCGATCGCGCTCACGCTCGAGGACTGCTACGCCATCGCCGATGCGGTCGCGGCGGCCGGCGTGCGGTCGTGCGTGTGCCTCGAGTGCCGCTGGTCGAGCCAGTTCCTCGCCACGAAGGCGGTCGTCGACGCCGGGCTGCTCGGCGATCTCCACTACGGCGAGGTGGACTACTACCACGGCAGCGGGCCGTGGTACGGCCAGTACCGGTGGAACATCACGAAGGCTCGCGGAGGCTCGAGCCTGCTGTCGGCCGGCTGCCATGCGCTCGACGCCCTGCTGCTCTGCCTCGGCACGGACGTCGAGGTCGTCTCGAGCATGGCGACGCGCTCGAAGAGCCCGTACTTCAGCCCGTACGAGTACCCGACGACGACCGTCACGCTCTTGCAGTTCGCGAGCGGCCGCGTGGGCAAAGTCGCGTCGGTCATCGACTGCCTGCAGCCGTACTACTTCCACACGCATCTCGTCGGCAGCGAGGGCAGCCTGCTCGACAACAAGTTCCACTCCATGACGCTGCCGGGGCTGAACAAGGACAAGTGGAGCGACCTGTCGATGAAGCTGCTCGGCAGCGGCGACGTCGCCGACCACCCGTACAAGACGCAGTTCGACGCGTTCTTCGACGCGCTCGATCGCGGCCAAGAGATGCCGCTCACGAGCCTCGCCGATTCGATCAAGACCTTCGAGGTGATCTTCGCGGCCGATCGCTCGGCGGAAGAACGCCGGCCCGTCAGGCTGGACGAGGTCAGGCGCCAGGACTGA
- a CDS encoding sugar phosphate isomerase/epimerase has protein sequence MPVSGVSRRQFLHAAGSASAALAFMAAHRITLQANPLGLPIGSQMWPHRARIGESGYAGLAAVLGDMKAIGIETVELISPSGEFKALTDGKEVRKILDGHGIKSPSAHFRGVKTNLPALIDWAHQIGMTHMSMASMGGQTINGVTTLETVKRTCEEFNALGAVAKKAGLQMMTHNEGFENSRLADGRLTYPVLLEHLDPDLMKMQFQMSSMTTIGDPVMYFTMYPGRFASAHLQGVNAAAGVAPPSRGTLTTKPNPGDAAGRGGGAGGGQQGLAVGEDGVDWVKVFQAAKIGGLQNFFVEQSWELTVKSVAYLKTLS, from the coding sequence GTGCCTGTGTCCGGAGTGTCTCGACGCCAGTTCCTTCACGCCGCCGGCAGCGCCTCGGCGGCGCTCGCGTTCATGGCGGCCCATCGCATCACGCTGCAGGCGAACCCGCTCGGGCTGCCGATCGGCAGCCAGATGTGGCCGCACCGGGCGCGGATTGGCGAGAGCGGGTACGCTGGGCTCGCGGCCGTCCTCGGGGACATGAAGGCCATCGGCATCGAGACGGTCGAGCTCATCTCGCCGAGCGGCGAATTCAAGGCGCTCACCGACGGCAAGGAAGTCCGCAAGATTCTCGACGGTCACGGCATCAAGAGCCCGAGCGCGCACTTCCGCGGCGTCAAGACGAACCTGCCGGCGCTCATCGATTGGGCGCACCAGATCGGCATGACGCACATGAGCATGGCGAGCATGGGCGGCCAGACCATCAACGGCGTGACCACGCTCGAGACCGTCAAGCGGACCTGCGAGGAGTTCAACGCGCTCGGCGCGGTCGCCAAGAAGGCCGGGCTGCAGATGATGACGCACAACGAAGGGTTCGAGAACTCGCGGCTGGCCGACGGACGCCTGACCTACCCGGTGCTGCTCGAGCACCTCGATCCCGATCTGATGAAGATGCAGTTCCAGATGTCGTCGATGACGACGATCGGCGATCCGGTGATGTACTTCACGATGTATCCCGGCCGGTTCGCCTCGGCGCACCTGCAGGGCGTGAACGCCGCGGCGGGCGTGGCGCCGCCTTCGCGCGGGACGCTGACCACGAAGCCCAATCCTGGCGACGCGGCCGGCCGCGGCGGTGGCGCGGGCGGGGGGCAGCAGGGGCTGGCGGTCGGCGAGGACGGCGTCGACTGGGTGAAGGTGTTCCAGGCCGCGAAGATCGGCGGCCTCCAGAACTTCTTCGTCGAGCAGAGCTGGGAGCTGACCGTGAAGAGCGTCGCGTACCTCAAGACGCTGTCGTAG
- a CDS encoding ROK family protein, translated as MTPALTARTMPRLLAELDPGFRPAALFHRAFDAAVAESSGSPVRIAIEQADGSINVFRTGALPAAHPDAAANVLNLERQVKFLLWSRGGHRVYVDAAADLVAALQRHYAETETGAFDRQIMGERIYERPFEILAAPGSDFPAERHFSVALGHHLEGCRIGFDLGASDRKAAAVVDGQVVFSEEIDWNPVPQADPHWHFGEIMDSLTRAAAHLPRVDAIGGSSAGVFVNNQVKVATLFRGVPPDVFQRRAKGIFLEVKRAWRDIPFEVVNDGEVTALAGSMALGDNAVLGIALGSSQAAGYVTPDGNITSWLNELAFAPIDYRPQAPIDEWSKDRGCGVQYFSQQAVGRLLPAAGITVPSDMPLPVQLKEVQRLMSAGDQRAAAIYRTLGAYLGYGVAHYARFYTLRHVLVLGRVTTGVGGDVMLETARQVLAAEFPDLAGAITLHMPDETSKRHGQAIAAASLPALTP; from the coding sequence ATGACTCCTGCGCTCACGGCCCGGACGATGCCTCGCCTGCTCGCTGAACTCGATCCGGGGTTTCGTCCCGCCGCGCTGTTCCACCGCGCCTTCGACGCCGCCGTGGCCGAATCGTCCGGCAGCCCCGTGCGGATCGCGATCGAGCAAGCCGACGGATCGATCAACGTCTTCCGCACGGGCGCGCTGCCGGCCGCCCACCCCGACGCGGCCGCGAACGTCCTGAACCTCGAGCGCCAGGTGAAGTTCCTGCTGTGGTCGCGCGGCGGGCACCGGGTGTACGTGGACGCGGCCGCCGATCTCGTCGCCGCGCTGCAGCGTCACTATGCCGAGACCGAGACCGGCGCGTTCGATCGGCAGATCATGGGCGAGCGGATCTACGAGCGGCCGTTCGAGATCCTGGCCGCGCCTGGCAGCGACTTCCCGGCGGAACGGCACTTCTCGGTCGCGCTCGGACACCATCTCGAGGGGTGCCGCATCGGCTTCGATCTCGGGGCGAGCGACCGAAAGGCCGCCGCGGTCGTGGACGGGCAGGTGGTCTTCAGCGAGGAGATCGACTGGAACCCGGTGCCGCAGGCGGATCCGCACTGGCACTTCGGCGAGATCATGGACTCGCTCACGCGCGCGGCCGCGCACCTGCCGCGCGTGGACGCGATCGGCGGCAGCTCGGCCGGCGTGTTCGTCAACAACCAGGTGAAGGTCGCCACCTTGTTCCGTGGCGTGCCGCCGGACGTGTTCCAGCGCCGGGCGAAGGGGATCTTCCTCGAGGTCAAACGCGCGTGGCGGGACATCCCGTTCGAGGTGGTCAACGACGGCGAGGTCACGGCGCTCGCCGGATCGATGGCGCTCGGCGACAACGCCGTGCTCGGCATCGCCCTCGGATCCAGCCAGGCGGCCGGCTACGTGACGCCCGACGGCAACATCACCTCCTGGCTGAACGAGCTGGCGTTCGCGCCGATCGACTATCGTCCGCAGGCGCCAATCGATGAGTGGTCGAAGGATCGAGGCTGCGGCGTGCAGTACTTCTCGCAGCAGGCCGTCGGCCGCCTCCTGCCGGCGGCCGGCATCACGGTGCCGTCCGACATGCCGCTGCCGGTGCAGCTCAAGGAAGTGCAGCGGCTGATGTCGGCCGGCGACCAGCGCGCCGCGGCGATCTATCGCACGCTCGGCGCCTATCTCGGCTACGGCGTCGCGCACTACGCGAGGTTCTACACCCTGCGCCACGTGCTCGTGCTCGGCCGGGTGACGACGGGCGTGGGCGGCGATGTGATGCTGGAGACGGCTCGGCAGGTGCTCGCCGCCGAGTTCCCGGATCTCGCCGGCGCGATCACGCTGCACATGCCCGACGAAACGAGCAAGCGGCACGGCCAGGCGATCGCCGCCGCGAGCCTTCCCGCGCTGACCCCATGA
- a CDS encoding sugar phosphate isomerase/epimerase, with the protein MSLTRRSFLRAAAVGAAAGAVVRSGGLSASPYNWPIGCQTFPYGKQIDQDFPGTMKMLASAGIQSIELCSPWYSEHDFGFGSLNRISAAEFKRVIGDAGLICISSHVDMTELRGEKLPRLIAWAAERGLTQILVPSLDGPRNPTMDQVKALADEYNRIAAVTKRAGLQQGLHHEGFENSMVEGRRVFDVLFELLDPALVKFQFQMSTITSGMVADDYFTKHPGRFISMHLQDVDLSAPAAPPPPAGAAGAGRGRGGQRPTRPIGQGSIDWVKTFRAAKIGGVENYFIEMNEALMKASVPYLRQLQV; encoded by the coding sequence ATGTCGTTGACCCGCCGATCGTTTCTTCGGGCCGCTGCCGTTGGCGCCGCGGCCGGCGCCGTCGTACGATCCGGCGGGCTGTCGGCGTCGCCCTACAACTGGCCGATCGGATGTCAGACCTTTCCGTACGGCAAGCAGATCGATCAGGACTTCCCGGGGACGATGAAGATGCTGGCGTCGGCGGGCATCCAGTCGATCGAGCTGTGCTCGCCGTGGTACTCGGAGCACGATTTCGGGTTCGGCAGCTTGAACCGGATCAGCGCGGCCGAGTTCAAGCGCGTGATCGGCGACGCCGGCCTGATCTGCATCAGCTCGCACGTGGACATGACCGAGCTGCGCGGCGAGAAGCTGCCGCGGCTGATCGCGTGGGCGGCCGAGCGCGGGCTCACCCAGATTCTCGTGCCGAGCCTCGACGGCCCGCGCAACCCGACGATGGATCAGGTCAAGGCGCTCGCCGACGAGTACAACCGCATCGCGGCCGTGACGAAGCGGGCGGGCCTGCAGCAGGGGCTCCACCACGAGGGCTTCGAGAACTCGATGGTCGAGGGACGGCGCGTCTTCGACGTCCTGTTCGAGCTGCTCGATCCCGCGCTCGTGAAGTTCCAGTTCCAGATGTCGACGATCACGAGCGGGATGGTGGCCGACGACTACTTCACGAAGCACCCCGGCCGGTTCATCTCGATGCACCTGCAGGACGTGGACCTCAGCGCGCCCGCTGCTCCGCCGCCGCCCGCCGGCGCCGCTGGCGCGGGGCGTGGCCGGGGCGGCCAGCGCCCCACGCGGCCCATCGGGCAGGGGAGCATCGACTGGGTGAAGACTTTCAGGGCCGCGAAGATCGGCGGCGTCGAGAACTACTTCATCGAGATGAACGAAGCGCTCATGAAGGCGAGCGTGCCGTACCTGCGGCAGCTCCAGGTGTGA
- a CDS encoding DUF1080 domain-containing protein, giving the protein MRRWIVVAMACVVAVAVAEAQDRPLNQPPPGFTALFNGRDLSGWRGRKPNFNPADEQRTLTKAEVAALQVLWNAERDQHWRVDTAKAEIVSDGNSPHLATVADYGDFELWVDWLMVSPNGDSGIYLRGYPQVQIWDPSNPREQRNGADKGSGALWNNNPDNPGRFPLVKADKPIGQWNTLRVLMVGQKVSIWLNGQQTVNEQVMDNYFDPNTPHTRPLVAKGPIELQTHGSEMRFRNVFVREIPASSAGTAR; this is encoded by the coding sequence ATGAGGCGTTGGATCGTGGTGGCGATGGCGTGTGTCGTGGCCGTCGCCGTGGCCGAAGCGCAGGACCGGCCGCTGAACCAGCCGCCTCCCGGGTTCACAGCGCTCTTCAACGGCCGAGACCTGTCGGGCTGGCGCGGCCGCAAACCCAATTTCAATCCCGCGGACGAGCAGCGCACGCTCACGAAGGCCGAGGTGGCGGCGCTGCAGGTCCTGTGGAATGCCGAGCGCGATCAGCACTGGCGCGTGGACACGGCCAAGGCGGAGATCGTCTCCGACGGCAACAGCCCGCACCTGGCGACCGTGGCCGACTACGGCGACTTCGAGTTGTGGGTGGACTGGCTGATGGTCAGCCCCAATGGCGACTCCGGCATCTACCTGCGCGGCTACCCCCAGGTGCAGATCTGGGATCCCTCCAATCCGCGTGAGCAGCGGAATGGCGCCGACAAGGGGTCCGGGGCGCTCTGGAACAACAACCCCGACAACCCGGGACGGTTCCCGCTCGTGAAGGCCGACAAGCCCATCGGACAGTGGAACACGCTGCGGGTCCTGATGGTCGGCCAGAAGGTGTCGATCTGGCTCAACGGCCAGCAGACGGTCAACGAGCAAGTGATGGACAACTACTTCGATCCGAACACGCCGCACACGCGCCCGCTCGTCGCCAAGGGGCCGATCGAGCTGCAGACGCACGGGTCGGAGATGCGATTCCGCAACGTTTTCGTTCGAGAGATCCCGGCGTCGAGCGCCGGAACGGCTCGGTAG
- a CDS encoding DUF1343 domain-containing protein codes for MRTAVCRSAVAAAAIGAAVLAGPGLSGQSTPPPRPRPVAAATSAGFDLDRLSRVDEIVDEAIAEKKTPGAVVLVGRDDTIVYRKAFGRRAVAPADEPMTVNTIFDMASLTKVMATTPAIMKLVEEGRVRLIDPVASFIPEFGKYGKSRVTVRDLMTHMSGLRPDVDLGDPWSGYDTAIALACEEVLTAPPGRRFVYSDINYFLLGEIVRRVTKQPLDVFTKATLFGPLKMTETGFNPARALYGRIAPTEPATLRGIVHDPTARRMGGVAGHAGLFSTADDVAIYARMLLNGGAIGSTRVLAPLTVARMIEPSTPLAESNVRGLGWDLDSSFSSNRGELLPLGSYGHTGFTGTSLWIDPATKVFVVFLSNRVHPNGAGDVTPTRARVATAVAAALTNVAASVADARWSRQTFDAPAPAPAPTSAPVMAGIDVLRAQNYAPLKGLRVGLLTNHTGRARDGVSTIDLLAAAPDVKLVALFSPEHGIRGVLDASVPSSVDDKTKLPIHSLYGQTQRPTVNMLAGLDAIVIDLQDVGARFYTYMTTMAYVMEEAAPRKIKVVVLDRPNPINGVQIEGPALDPISLGFTGYFPTMPIRPGMTIGELARLFNTERQIGADLTVVPMQSWRRDQWFDETGLPWINPSPNMRTLYAAALYPGIGALENTNLSVGRGTDTPFEQVGAPWIDGRKLSDVLNSRGVPGVRFYPVRFTPTASRFAKEECQGVFIVVTDRSALRPVRLGVELGSALVALFPGQWQSDAAQKLFGSADSLARLKLGEDPAAIAASWSGVEARWRLLRAKYLLYY; via the coding sequence ATGCGCACCGCCGTGTGTCGTTCTGCCGTCGCGGCCGCCGCCATCGGGGCCGCCGTGCTCGCCGGGCCCGGCCTCTCCGGGCAATCCACCCCGCCGCCGCGCCCTCGTCCGGTCGCCGCCGCGACGAGCGCCGGCTTCGATCTCGATCGCCTCTCGCGCGTCGACGAGATCGTCGACGAGGCCATCGCGGAGAAGAAGACGCCCGGCGCGGTCGTCCTCGTCGGTCGCGACGACACGATCGTCTATCGCAAGGCGTTCGGCCGCCGCGCGGTGGCGCCGGCCGACGAGCCGATGACCGTCAACACCATCTTCGACATGGCCTCGCTCACGAAGGTGATGGCGACCACGCCGGCGATCATGAAGCTCGTCGAAGAGGGCCGCGTGCGCCTGATCGATCCGGTCGCCTCGTTCATCCCGGAGTTCGGGAAGTACGGCAAGTCGCGCGTCACGGTCCGCGACCTGATGACGCACATGTCGGGCCTCAGGCCGGACGTCGATCTGGGCGATCCCTGGAGCGGCTACGACACCGCCATCGCGTTGGCGTGCGAGGAGGTGCTGACGGCGCCGCCCGGCCGGCGCTTCGTGTACAGCGACATCAACTACTTCCTCCTGGGCGAGATCGTCCGCCGCGTCACGAAGCAGCCGCTCGACGTGTTCACGAAAGCGACCCTCTTCGGGCCGCTGAAGATGACCGAGACCGGCTTCAACCCGGCCCGCGCGCTCTACGGCCGCATCGCGCCGACCGAGCCGGCCACGCTCCGCGGCATCGTCCACGACCCGACGGCCCGGCGCATGGGCGGCGTCGCCGGCCATGCCGGGCTCTTCAGCACGGCCGACGACGTGGCGATCTACGCGCGGATGCTGCTGAACGGCGGCGCGATCGGATCGACGCGCGTGCTGGCGCCGCTGACCGTGGCCAGGATGATCGAACCGTCGACGCCGCTCGCCGAATCGAACGTCCGCGGGCTCGGCTGGGACCTGGACTCCTCGTTCTCGTCCAACCGCGGCGAACTGCTGCCGCTGGGCTCGTACGGCCACACGGGCTTCACCGGCACGTCGCTCTGGATCGATCCGGCGACGAAGGTCTTCGTCGTGTTCCTGTCGAACCGCGTGCACCCGAACGGCGCCGGTGACGTGACGCCGACACGCGCGCGCGTCGCCACCGCCGTCGCCGCCGCGCTCACGAACGTGGCGGCCAGCGTCGCGGACGCCCGCTGGAGCCGGCAGACCTTCGACGCGCCGGCGCCGGCGCCCGCGCCGACGAGCGCGCCCGTCATGGCCGGGATCGACGTGCTGCGCGCGCAGAACTACGCGCCGCTGAAAGGGCTGCGCGTCGGGCTGCTCACGAACCACACGGGCCGCGCGCGCGACGGCGTCAGCACGATCGATCTGCTCGCCGCGGCGCCCGACGTGAAGCTCGTGGCGCTCTTCAGCCCGGAGCACGGCATCCGCGGAGTGCTCGACGCCTCCGTGCCGTCGTCGGTCGACGACAAGACGAAGCTGCCCATCCACTCGCTCTATGGCCAGACCCAGCGGCCGACCGTCAACATGCTCGCCGGCCTCGACGCCATCGTCATCGACCTGCAGGACGTGGGCGCGCGTTTCTACACCTACATGACGACCATGGCCTACGTCATGGAGGAAGCCGCCCCGCGCAAGATCAAGGTCGTCGTGCTCGATCGCCCGAACCCGATCAACGGCGTCCAGATCGAAGGGCCCGCCCTCGATCCGATCTCGCTCGGCTTCACCGGCTACTTCCCGACGATGCCGATCCGGCCAGGCATGACGATCGGGGAGCTGGCACGGCTGTTCAACACCGAACGCCAGATCGGCGCGGACCTCACCGTGGTGCCGATGCAGTCCTGGCGCCGCGATCAGTGGTTCGACGAGACAGGCCTGCCGTGGATCAACCCGTCGCCGAACATGCGGACGCTCTACGCCGCGGCGCTGTATCCGGGCATCGGCGCGCTCGAGAACACGAACCTCTCGGTCGGGCGCGGGACCGACACGCCGTTCGAGCAGGTCGGCGCGCCGTGGATCGATGGGCGCAAGCTGTCGGACGTGCTGAACTCGCGGGGCGTCCCCGGCGTGCGCTTCTACCCCGTCCGCTTCACGCCGACGGCCAGCCGGTTCGCCAAAGAAGAGTGTCAAGGCGTCTTCATCGTCGTGACGGATCGGTCGGCGCTGCGCCCCGTGCGGCTCGGCGTCGAGCTGGGGTCCGCGCTCGTCGCGCTCTTTCCCGGGCAGTGGCAAAGCGATGCCGCGCAGAAGCTGTTCGGATCGGCCGACAGCCTCGCCAGGCTCAAGCTGGGTGAAGACCCGGCCGCGATCGCGGCGTCGTGGTCGGGCGTCGAGGCACGCTGGCGGTTGCTGCGCGCGAAGTACCTCCTGTACTACTGA
- a CDS encoding creatininase family protein — MKPSTVFLGEMTNPEVEAFLQRHQTVIVPTGATEQHGPHAPLLTDVLIPQEIARRAAPKIGAVVAPPINYALSYPHVGFTGLVHVQIPTFMALVEDLCLSFASVGFKRIVFLNGHYDNTLAIAYACAKAAYAMPKDAKAFPLNYWDGFSADDVTRWMTLKTGLHANEAETSAILAINPALVDMAKANAELPNFPEFKVNPAAVHAAFFFSNPGSVYRATRSGTWGDARQATPESGEAYLEAGVRSVVACLENIEEAFRNMPARN, encoded by the coding sequence ATGAAACCGTCCACCGTGTTCCTCGGCGAGATGACGAACCCCGAGGTCGAAGCCTTTCTCCAGCGGCACCAGACCGTGATCGTGCCGACCGGCGCCACCGAGCAGCACGGGCCGCACGCGCCGCTGCTCACCGACGTGCTGATTCCGCAGGAAATCGCCCGCCGCGCCGCGCCGAAGATCGGCGCGGTCGTGGCGCCGCCGATCAACTACGCGCTGTCGTACCCGCACGTCGGCTTCACCGGCCTCGTGCACGTCCAGATTCCCACGTTCATGGCGCTCGTCGAGGATCTCTGCCTCTCGTTCGCGTCCGTCGGCTTCAAGCGGATCGTGTTCCTGAACGGCCACTACGACAACACGCTGGCGATCGCGTACGCGTGCGCCAAAGCCGCGTACGCGATGCCGAAGGATGCGAAGGCGTTTCCCTTGAACTACTGGGACGGTTTCTCGGCCGATGACGTCACCCGCTGGATGACGCTGAAGACGGGGCTGCACGCGAACGAGGCGGAGACGTCGGCGATCCTCGCCATCAACCCGGCGCTCGTCGACATGGCCAAGGCGAACGCCGAGCTGCCGAACTTCCCCGAGTTCAAGGTGAACCCGGCCGCCGTCCACGCGGCGTTCTTCTTCTCCAATCCCGGATCGGTGTACCGGGCGACGCGATCGGGCACCTGGGGAGATGCGCGGCAGGCGACCCCGGAATCGGGCGAAGCCTACCTCGAGGCGGGCGTCCGGTCGGTCGTCGCGTGTCTCGAGAACATCGAGGAGGCGTTCAGGAACATGCCGGCCCGAAACTGA
- a CDS encoding PIG-L family deacetylase translates to MNPYEQYISTLASLQREAREYPLGAFPPYPRPAPSPDAPVALIFSPHPDDEVIVGGWALRLLREKRWRVVNVAVTHGSNVQRQPERWAELSACCGCIGFDLVTTAPRGLEGINPKARASDPDGWTTKVETVRALLDTWQPAAIFYPHESDWNSTHVGTHWLVKDALASLPAAFTCAAIETEYWAQMPAPNVLVECPAQDLASLVTALTFHVGEVRRNPYHLTLPAWMMDNVRRGGEWVGGQGQAAPAFLFGTLYRVGRWRNRRFEPVAVPAPFLSAADDPSAPLA, encoded by the coding sequence ATGAACCCCTACGAGCAGTACATCAGCACGCTGGCGAGCCTGCAGCGGGAGGCGCGCGAGTACCCGCTCGGCGCATTCCCGCCGTACCCGCGGCCGGCGCCTTCCCCCGACGCGCCGGTCGCGCTGATCTTCTCTCCTCACCCGGACGACGAGGTGATCGTCGGAGGATGGGCGCTCAGGCTCCTCCGCGAGAAGCGCTGGCGCGTGGTCAACGTCGCGGTGACGCACGGCAGCAACGTCCAGCGTCAGCCGGAGCGGTGGGCCGAGCTGTCGGCATGTTGCGGCTGCATCGGATTCGATCTCGTCACGACGGCGCCGCGCGGCCTCGAGGGCATCAACCCGAAGGCGCGCGCGAGCGATCCTGACGGCTGGACGACGAAGGTGGAGACGGTGCGCGCGCTCCTCGACACGTGGCAGCCGGCCGCGATCTTCTATCCGCACGAGAGCGATTGGAACTCGACGCACGTCGGCACGCACTGGCTCGTGAAGGACGCGCTCGCGTCCCTGCCGGCGGCGTTCACGTGCGCGGCGATCGAGACGGAGTACTGGGCGCAGATGCCGGCGCCCAACGTGCTCGTCGAATGCCCGGCGCAGGATCTGGCGTCGCTCGTCACGGCGCTCACGTTCCATGTCGGCGAAGTCCGGCGCAATCCCTACCACCTGACGCTGCCGGCCTGGATGATGGACAACGTCCGGCGGGGCGGCGAGTGGGTCGGCGGGCAGGGGCAGGCGGCGCCGGCGTTCCTGTTCGGCACGCTCTATCGCGTGGGCCGGTGGCGGAATCGACGGTTCGAGCCGGTCGCGGTGCCGGCGCCGTTCCTCTCGGCGGCCGATGACCCCTCGGCGCCGCTCGCCTGA